A region from the Geotrypetes seraphini chromosome 10, aGeoSer1.1, whole genome shotgun sequence genome encodes:
- the LOC117368605 gene encoding olfactory receptor 1019-like: MSKRNRTAPSEFILQGFTNIPELQIALFILFLIVYLVTLLGNMGIIMVIRVDSHLHNPMYFFLSNLAFLDICYATVITPKMLVNFLSTDKSILYGSCIIQMYFFTALATTECLLLAAMAYDRYVAICNPLHYTSSMTKKLCSCLVIGAYIGGFLQSVIHTTATFQLSFCGSNEIKHFFCDIPPLLMLSCTDISTNMVLLFSFCGFNEGSSALVILISYIYIISTILKISSTSGKCKAFSTCASHLVAVTLFYGTLFFMYLRPASSYSVGQDRFISVFYTVAIPMLNPMIYSLRNKEVKEALRKAISRSTFTHS; the protein is encoded by the coding sequence ATGTCAAAAAGGAACAGAACTGCCCCATCAGAGTTCATCCTACAGGGATTCACAAATATCCCTGAGTTGCAAATAGCCCTCTTCATTCTTTTTCTTATTGTCTACCTTGTAACACTTTTGGGCAATATGGGAATCATTATGGTAATTCGGGTAGACTCACATCTCCACAACCCCATGTACTTTTTCCTCAGCAACTTGGCCTTCCTGGACATTTGCTATGCAACTGTCATTACCCCCAAAATGCTTGTCAACTTCTTGTCAACGGACAAGTCCATCCTCTATGGCAGCTGCATCATTCAAATGTATTTCTTCACAGCCTTAGCCACCACAGAGTGTCTCCTGTTGGCAGCCATGGCTTATGATCGTTACGTCGCCATATGCAACCCTTTGCACTACACGAGCTCCATGACCAAGAAACTGTGTAGCTGCCTAGTAATTGGAGCCTATATTGGTGGCTTCCTGCAATCTGTGATCCATACCACAGCCACCTTCCAGCTGTCCTTCTGCGGCTCCAATGAGATCAAGCACTTCTTCTGCGACATCCCACCGCTGTTGATGCTCTCTTGTACCGACATCAGCACGAACATGGTCTTGCTCTTCAGCTTCTGTGGCTTCAACGAGGGCTCCTCTGCCTTGGTCATCCTCATCTCCTACATCTACATCATCTCCACCATCTTGAAGATAAGCTCAACATCAGGCAAGTGCAAAGCTTTTTCTACCTGCGCTTCCCATCTGGTGGCTGTCACACTCTTCTATGGGACACTTTTCTTCATGTACTTGCGGCCAGCTAGCAGCTACTCAGTGGGACAAGACCGGTTCATTTCTGTGTTCTACACTGTAGCCATCCCTATGTTGAATCCCATGATCTACAGCTTGAGGAACAAGGAGGTGAAGGAAGCCCTGAGGAAAGCCATAAGCAGAAGCACCTTCACTCACTCATGA